tttatattgtaataatttatttctattttgtgattaattaaatataatttaattctacttcaaataatttatttacgTTGTATTTTTAATGCACATGTAGAGCTCAAATATGTTACTAAAACTTGTTGTGGTTCTGGTTCGGCTTAATTTCCAATATTACAATGATGCACATCTTCCATTTATGGGAAATACTTCACCTTTATTTGTGTCTCCTCTCTATCCCAAACATTCTTGCTATGTGTAACACCTTCACATGAGCGATCCTCTCGCCCACAAAAGGGGCTCACACAACTGTCCATCAAGTGGCACTTAATGTGCACATCGCACCCCAATCACTATGCCACCCAAATCTACTCATACCATACGAACCAAAATAGCACATACCTTGTTGGTTATCCACCAACACCCCCAACACTAGCAGCGCTATCCCAACCTACCCCAACCAACAACACAAAATCCCATCGTGTAGAACCCAGTGATACTTCGAATTACGAGCTCAACTCAGACTCCTGCAAGAACAAGTAAAGCTGCAGTCGGAGACAATAAATTAAGAAGAATGCACAAGTAATATAGGAACTCTAGATCATCTGAAACCAACTGCTCAACACACGAGTTTTATTCTAAATTTAGCATTTAGTCTTCTGCAATCCATGGTCTAAGGTTTAAGATTTCTTTTTatatgctttggaaatatttgttcAAATCTCACTTAAAGATTTTGATGAATGCGTCACTCTCCCTGTAGTACTTTTTCAAATACTTTCCTCGATGAAGAATTTAGGAATCATGGTAAAAAATTTTGATGCCCCTAAATATATtgttgttaaaaaataatatatattatctattatactataaataaaataaattggagTCATGGGTTAATTCGAATACCAACtcaattagaaaaatataaatataaatcaaatttatataacaaatatgcaggttttttaaacaaataaaaatcacACTTGAACTTTTGCCCTTCAAAAACCAAATGTCTCAATTTGCTCATTTAcaatttctttttattgtttttattattattattttaacaataattattatattttcaaaagaaaatccTAGCCCAAGTATTTTTGTTTCTTTCACTCGTAAAACGAATGTGTCATAAGACTAATAATACAGAGTATTATTTCTTTTGTGTAAGTTAAAAAGGATTTCATCCTTTCTCTTTTAAAGAGTGTTTTTAAATCAATTGTAAAGCCCAAAAATACTACTAAATTTTGCTTTGATTTAAGATCTCTCTTGCCTCTAATCACTAGCTCTTCAATTGTATGACTTGGGTTAATTTGACCATTACTTGATAAAATTTCTGATAAAAAAGTTTGGTTTAAGAATTATTTagattattctaattttttttagacATTTTAAAGTGATAATATGcatttaaatttattagtattatgacatttcaataaaaatattgtaattcattataaatatttagaaatataaaatattttttaagcaaataatataaattaattgtaaaatttaatttgaatatataagaTTTTAGTATAGTGATGGTACTGGAATTTGGCATTTTGGACTTTGCTCCTTGGCATTGCATCAGCTGGTGACGGTAAGAATGATGATGggtcatttttttttattaacagAAGGAACAAACTAGAAAATATAGAGTACGAAAGTAGCTTGCATCAGAAAATAAAGTATTCGTAATACATAATGGGATCATAGCagttaataataaaatcaaaatcaaattatcTGAGGTTTCATAAGTTGCTGCCCAATCAAGTCGAAATATCAGATAATGTTTTAATGTTGCACTTTGAAAACCATTAAGGAATGTCCTTCAATTTGGACTCGCAGTGACTATTACtattaatgaaattaatttaGTAAGGTTAAGAGCATAGTGACACTAGTGGCCCTTGGGTCTGCCGCTCAGTTACTCAGGTTCTTGATCCTTGTTTACTTCACCTATTAACATTCAAAACAACTTCACCCTCCACTCCGCTCCGCTGCACCACAACTCACGCAGGAATCGTAAATTATGCCTAGAATGTTGTACCCTCATGCCAATATATTTACTCTGCAGTTTCGACTTTAAAATGATGAGGCCCCACTGAAATTTGAATGCTAATAAATTTTTAGTGCTTTCACGACACGCTTGATTACAGTCGCGCTTTGACATGCATGCATTTGTGGCAATGACTACGCACTTAGACCAAATGCACCTACCTTGTTCATTCACAGCAGTAATGCACTTCCGTTCTCTGTCTTCATGTTATGTATCCTGCTTCATtcattcaactttaaactcaCCCTCAATATAAGTGCTTCAAATTCAATCTTTCATTTTGTTTAATCAGATTAGAGAATAAGATCTTTTGTAAATTAAAATTCTtaactttaaaataatataagtCACATCAGATAAGAACATTTGGAACGATTTCAAAAGAGCAGATAGCTGCAAGGCCATGTCAGCCATTGAATGGTACAAAAGCTGAGCTTTTTGGTTGAAAGCTTTGGAATACAAAATATTTCTCTACTTTAACAACACCTAGATTTTACtggttttattcaaaaaaaatttcttcttattggaaagaaagaaaattgctttcttcatttttctcctCAAATTTAGCATTGAATGATTTGGTTCTAAATTTATaggtaatttaataataaaaaaactgtacccattttgtaaattttgaatgtgACTTGTGAcgataattatgtttaaaaaaattacattttttaatttcttattaaACGAAAACTTTTACAAACTGTGTATTCCAAAATTTTAAATCACTTGTTATTTACAAACTGTTGCCAcatctaaaattaaaaagaaaaagacaagagTAGACATTGGAAAATTGTGCTTGTTTTTACCTCCCCAAACTGCCACCGTAGACCACGCCTTAGCTATGGCCCCACCACTAACAGAACCTTTTCCAACACTGCTTAGATTAACGGCTCCGATCTTCTACCAGATGCGAACCGCTTCATTCCTCCTAGACTGACCGGCTCAGTCTCCGTAATTTCAGGCTCCATCGATATTGCTTCACGATCATCTGGCGGCAAGCGACACCTAATGTCGCTGTTCCTCGGCGGCGAAGGCTCTTCTGGAGGCAGACTGCGTGGTTCACGTGCTTTTTCAGTGGACCCAAAAATAGCACAAAAATTTGGAAAGCAACCGCTTCTGCTTCTTCTTGCCGTTTTCTCTTTAACTGTTTCGGCTTCGGCGGATTTTTGGCGGTTCTTTCTCAGCGAGCGATTCCGGTCTCGCCTCGATTTCACTCTTCCCATACAAGAGACCTTAGGCGAAGACGGTTCAACAACTGGAGGATCGGTTTTAACGGAACCGGATCGTTTAGGAAACAATCTTGTAGTTGCAGGCTTAGTATTCTTCCTGTTGTTGGTCTCAGCAAAGCAAGATTTCTGCGGTTTGGGCAATCCGATGATGGAAGCTCTAGGCTTTCTCACAGAAAAGCGTTGAGAATTGGAGTCGGGGTTCAAATTAGGATTAAGATTAGTAGAGTTGGGAGCTGAGCTTCCTTTATGCGACTCTTTCCGTTGGTAAAAAGCATTGCGATCGAACCAGTCGAACTCGGAGTCTTTGGATAACCAAAAGGATTCAG
This window of the Gossypium hirsutum isolate 1008001.06 chromosome A09, Gossypium_hirsutum_v2.1, whole genome shotgun sequence genome carries:
- the LOC107896347 gene encoding uncharacterized protein, with the translated sequence MPQGNLETLVSACAGASCDNKIVCETLATTQNDPDDHLHTADTSLDDEIPADFPPESFWLSKDSEFDWFDRNAFYQRKESHKGSSAPNSTNLNPNLNPDSNSQRFSVRKPRASIIGLPKPQKSCFAETNNRKNTKPATTRLFPKRSGSVKTDPPVVEPSSPKVSCMGRVKSRRDRNRSLRKNRQKSAEAETVKEKTARRSRSGCFPNFCAIFGSTEKAREPRSLPPEEPSPPRNSDIRCRLPPDDREAISMEPEITETEPVSLGGMKRFASGRRSEPLI